In Homo sapiens chromosome 8, GRCh38.p14 Primary Assembly, the genomic window GATCTAGGCTAGGACAatcaaggttttttttaaaatgcccTTAAATCgggggtgggtgcagtggctcacgcctgtaatcccagcactttgggaggctgacttgggcagatgacgaggtcaagagatcaagaccatcctggccaacttggtgaaactccgtctctactaaaaatacaaaaattagctgggcgtggtggcgggcgcctgtaatcccagctactcaggaggctgaggcaggagaatcgctggaatccgggaggcggaggttgcagtgagccaagatcacaccactgtactccagcctggcaaaacagcgagactctgtctcaaaaaaaaaaaaaaaaaaaaaaagcccttaaaTCTTTTCTGGTAACATCACTCGAAAACAGAGAAAAGTGCCGAGTTGTCAAACTGAATAAAATagcttagattttaaaaattaaatcctttatgtaaaaaaaaaaaaaaaacaggcaaaaatgaaTGCAATTCACTGACCAGAAAAACCTCTACATTCAGCAGTATTACTACAAATACACATTCAACAAATGAGAATTAAATAGCAATGATCTACCTGACTGCAGACACCTCGGCATCAGCACGTGGCAGTCTTTTAGGAACCTCTAGTGGAGTTGAACTTACACTTTTTTGGCAACTTTGCAGTCCTGGTAAATATGGCATTTTGATACATTCCTTGAGCTCTTCTAGACCAAATGCTGTGGTATATTctggttaaaaatatataagaatcaTCTTGATTAAATGCATACTACTTGTTTTACTGCATCctaaaacacataataaaatacacaaaatcagCTATTAAGTAAAGAAAATTAAGCAACTGTAATTTAGCATCTTTCCCAAGAGAATGGCTTTCCTTCTACATCCTGACTATAGGGACTGCAGGAAGGAGTAGATTAAGGGGATGATTAAGAGTggaataaggaaaaagaacagcTTCATGGATCTTCCACAGTCGTCACTATCCTctgctttcattattttatacaGTTAGAATTCCCAGAATATTAGATACCTTCACACTGAAATAAAAGGCACTTTCAAGAGTCTGATATTATCTAGCACTTAGAGTATTTCCATTTTCCTGCTTTTATGTAAATAAGAGGTGTAAACAGATGATCATCTTAGCTAGCAATGAGAGTCAAAGAATTATACTTGAGGCACtgattttgattttctgtccacAAAATTCCATACCAAATCTGTAAACCATCACCTTGAAGCATCAAGATTGTTTCTTCTACTAACCTCACATATCCATTGCACAGAGAGAcggtcaaattatttttaaaaattttcaaggcattaaatgaaaagaaaaaggagattaAGAGGTTAAAGGTTTGGGTGTTCTTTGAACTAAACATAGAGAATTTTTTTGAAAGTATTCTCTACAAAGCAAGTGTAGCACAGCAACAAAAATGGTATTTAATGGGACTAAAATTATTATATTGAAtgttcaaaatgttattttgtaacttttgattttttcctcttttggaaAAAATAGTTTCTGTTGGTCAAAAAGCATATAGACTCTTTTTTCATCAATTAGATTTGGGGGGTAGAAGGGTGGATAAACTGCTGTCTGAGTACCTTTAATGGAAACCTGGTaagaaagttgaagaaaaagTATAGCAACACATTCAAAGCCAAAGAGGGATAAATCATTGAGTAGTTTGCATTTTACTATTTTCAAgaattattggctgggcgtggtggcttacgcctgtaatcccagcactttgggagtccgaggtgggcagatcacaaggtcaggagatcgagaccatcctggccaacatggtgaaatcccatctctactaaaaataacaaaaatctgctgcgcatggcagtgcatgcctgtcatcccagctactcagcaggctgaggcaggtgaatcacttgaacttgggaggcagaggctgcagtgagccaacatcacaccactgcactccagcctggtgacaaagctagactccatctcaaaaaaaaaaaaaaaaaaaaaagaattatttctccATCAATAAAGATGGAAGCAGAATTCagaataaacaagaaatataATTAACTTGAAAGTAAGGGGGAATAACTATTAATATACTCATCTACATGTCAAAAGTTATCAAACTAGTCTTCATTGAGCAGCTATGGGATTTAAGATACTCTCCACATAACTCAGtcaaaaataaagttttggttagaattttttttttttttttttgagacaaggtatcactttgttgcccagactgaagtacagtggcatggtcatggctcactgcagcctcaccctctccaggctcaggtgatccttctaccctcagcctcctgagtagccgggaccacaggcgcacaccaacacgctcagctaatttttgtgttttttgtagagatggggtatcaccatgttgcccaggctgatctctaactactgggctcaagcgatccacctgccttggcctctcaaagtgctcaaaTTACAGgctaagccactgtgcctggctttggtTAGAATTATTAATACATAACAGCACTGTTAAAGATTTGGatgtcttaaaatataaaaatcaccttgagttatttaaaagaaaatgccatTTATAAAACGGAGTGTGATTCAACAGAGACAGTACTGCAATGGATATTAAGAAATGCAGTTCTTTCAGACaaatttgagtttaaaaaaaaagaaatacagctctttaaaatttgtttccatCATGAGTCACAGAATTACATTAACTAAATTAATTTTAGtttgcttccatttttctttttcatcaattTAAGATATAATTCTTACATAAATGTCACAGAA contains:
- the C8orf89 gene encoding putative uncharacterized protein C8orf89 isoform X1, with product MSVLSPEIKCETSKFTRSSFGSCLIFESSWKKAVLETQKIKKEYTTAFGLEELKECIKMPYLPGLQSCQKSVSSTPLEVPKRLPRADAEVSAVRFWLQ